A single region of the Streptomyces virginiae genome encodes:
- the ctaC gene encoding aa3-type cytochrome oxidase subunit II, translated as MSPYGSDRSPRRPMRRKLLQALTAGVVLATATGCSYTWKDFPRLGMPTPVTEEAPRILSLWQGSWAAALVTGILVWGLIIWSVIFHRRSRTKIEVPAQTRYNMPIEALYTVVPLIIVSVLFYFTARDESKLLALTPKPPHTINVIGFQWSWGFNYVENVDGDAATPKAGAVPKELASIPDRFTKDFPAGAEGVYQKGVPGDRNPQTGNPGPTLVLPKGEKVRFILSSNDVIHSFWVVPFLFKQDVIPGHTNVFEVTPSEYGTFMGKCAELCGVDHSRMLFNVKVVSPEDYRAYLKDLAEKGQTGYLPAGIQQSDPARNAEVNKL; from the coding sequence GTGAGTCCCTACGGCTCCGACCGCTCGCCGCGGCGCCCGATGCGGCGGAAGCTGCTGCAGGCGCTGACTGCGGGCGTGGTCCTGGCGACCGCCACTGGTTGCTCGTATACATGGAAAGACTTCCCCCGCCTCGGGATGCCGACTCCGGTAACCGAGGAGGCGCCGCGCATCCTCTCCCTGTGGCAGGGATCCTGGGCGGCCGCGCTGGTCACGGGCATCCTCGTGTGGGGCCTGATCATCTGGAGCGTCATCTTCCACCGGCGCAGCCGGACGAAGATCGAGGTGCCCGCGCAGACCCGGTACAACATGCCCATCGAGGCGCTGTACACCGTGGTCCCGCTGATCATCGTCTCGGTGCTCTTCTACTTCACCGCTCGTGACGAGTCGAAGCTGCTGGCCCTCACCCCGAAGCCGCCGCACACGATCAACGTGATCGGCTTCCAGTGGAGCTGGGGCTTCAACTACGTCGAGAACGTCGACGGCGACGCGGCCACCCCGAAGGCGGGCGCGGTCCCCAAGGAGCTCGCCTCCATCCCGGACCGCTTCACCAAGGACTTCCCGGCGGGCGCCGAGGGCGTCTACCAGAAGGGCGTCCCGGGCGACCGGAACCCCCAGACGGGCAACCCGGGTCCGACCCTGGTCCTCCCCAAGGGTGAGAAGGTCCGCTTCATCCTGTCGTCGAACGACGTGATCCACTCCTTCTGGGTGGTCCCGTTCCTGTTCAAGCAGGACGTCATTCCGGGCCACACCAACGTCTTCGAGGTCACCCCGTCCGAATACGGCACCTTCATGGGCAAGTGCGCCGAACTCTGCGGCGTGGACCACTCCCGGATGCTCTTCAACGTCAAGGTCGTCTCCCCTGAGGACTACCGGGCGTACCTGAAGGATCTGGCGGAGAAGGGTCAGACCGGCTACCTCCCGGCCGGTATCCAGCAGAGCGACCCGGCGCGGAATGCGGAAGTGAACAAACTGTGA
- a CDS encoding cysteine desulfurase/sulfurtransferase TusA family protein: MPYFDSASAAPLHPVARQALQAALDEGWADPARLYREGRRARLLLDAAREAAAEAVGCRADELVFTPSGTHAVHTGVAGALAGRRRVGSHLVVSAVEHSSVLHAAEVHGARGGTVTEVPVDRWGAVTPAAYADALTPQTALACLQSANHEVGTVQPVAEVAEVCGAAGVPLLVDAAQSLGWGPVEGAWSVLAASAHKWGGPPGVGLLAVRKGVRFSPQGPADERESGRSPGFTNLPAIVAAAASLRAVRAEAEAEAARLRVLVDRIRRRVVRLVPDVEVVGDPERRLPHLVTFSCLYVDGETLLHELDRAGFSVSSGSSCTSSTLTPSHVLRAMGVLSEGNVRVSLPPGTPAEEVNAFLEVLPRAVADVRERLGVSEPPAVAPVADSLELDALGLRCPQPVIELARAIVTVPVGGTVTVVSDDEVARLDIPAWCAMRGHTYLGETPRESGSAYTVRRAV; encoded by the coding sequence ATGCCCTACTTCGACAGCGCGTCCGCCGCTCCCCTGCACCCCGTGGCCCGCCAGGCGTTGCAGGCCGCCCTGGACGAGGGCTGGGCCGATCCGGCCCGGCTGTACCGGGAGGGCAGGCGCGCCCGGCTGTTGCTGGACGCGGCCCGGGAGGCCGCCGCGGAGGCGGTGGGATGCCGGGCCGACGAGCTCGTGTTCACTCCTTCGGGGACGCACGCGGTTCACACGGGGGTGGCGGGGGCCCTCGCGGGGCGCCGACGCGTCGGAAGTCATCTGGTCGTATCGGCGGTCGAACACAGTTCGGTATTGCACGCGGCCGAGGTGCACGGGGCGCGCGGCGGGACGGTGACCGAGGTCCCGGTGGACCGGTGGGGCGCGGTGACGCCCGCCGCCTACGCGGACGCGCTCACCCCGCAGACCGCCCTCGCCTGCCTCCAGTCGGCCAACCACGAGGTGGGCACGGTCCAGCCGGTGGCGGAGGTGGCCGAGGTCTGCGGGGCGGCCGGGGTGCCGCTGCTGGTGGACGCGGCCCAGTCGCTGGGCTGGGGTCCGGTGGAGGGCGCCTGGTCGGTCCTGGCCGCGAGCGCGCACAAGTGGGGCGGCCCGCCCGGGGTCGGCCTGCTGGCGGTCCGCAAGGGGGTGCGCTTCTCCCCCCAAGGCCCCGCGGACGAGCGGGAGTCGGGGCGCTCCCCCGGTTTCACGAACCTGCCCGCGATCGTGGCCGCGGCGGCTTCGCTGCGGGCCGTACGGGCCGAGGCCGAGGCGGAGGCGGCCCGGCTGCGGGTCCTGGTGGACCGTATCCGGCGGCGGGTGGTGCGGCTGGTCCCGGACGTGGAGGTGGTGGGCGATCCCGAGCGGCGGCTGCCGCACCTGGTCACCTTCTCCTGTCTGTACGTCGACGGGGAGACGCTGCTGCACGAGCTGGACCGGGCCGGTTTCTCGGTCTCCTCGGGCTCCTCGTGCACGAGCTCCACGCTGACCCCCAGTCACGTGCTGCGGGCGATGGGCGTGCTGTCGGAGGGGAACGTACGGGTGTCCCTGCCGCCGGGGACCCCGGCGGAGGAGGTCAACGCGTTCCTGGAGGTACTGCCGCGCGCGGTGGCGGACGTACGGGAACGGCTCGGCGTGTCGGAGCCCCCGGCGGTGGCGCCGGTCGCGGACTCGCTGGAGCTCGACGCGCTGGGGCTGCGGTGCCCGCAGCCGGTGATCGAGCTGGCGCGGGCCATCGTGACGGTCCCGGTGGGCGGGACGGTCACGGTCGTCTCCGACGACGAGGTGGCCCGGCTGGACATCCCGGCGTGGTGCGCGATGCGGGGCCACACGTACCTGGGCGAGACCCCCCGCGAATCCGGCTCCGCCTACACGGTCCGCCGCGCCGTCTGA
- a CDS encoding L,D-transpeptidase, with protein sequence MKHSPRLWTVLSCSLLVASLGAGATACGSGDKNPLSARPYDAGEQVAFNQRAGSRPVDPDRPLEITAKSGAGRITDVLAVDTHGRRLAGELSAKGDRWHSTTPMASGVRYTVTVSTEDERGAPGQRTLTFDTTPSKGILKVEFGPDEGKYGVGQPITAELSEPVKDKAARAVVERGLVIDAPPGVEGAWHWVDDKNLHYRPKDYWPAHSAVSVRSNLEGVRITDELHGAVAKPLKLEIGDRVEVTTDASSHYLTFKRNGEVINTIPVTTGKPGFSTRNGIKVVLGKQYFVQMRGDTVGIGGSEYYNLPVYYATRVTWSGEYVHAAPWSVGSQGYENVSHGCTGMSTGNAAWFYENITEGDIVKVINSIGDDMDVFGNGFGDWNMDWKDWRQGSALLKGTEEGRSPVDQARLRPTV encoded by the coding sequence ATGAAGCACTCACCGCGTCTTTGGACGGTACTCAGCTGCTCCCTGCTGGTCGCGTCCCTCGGGGCCGGCGCCACCGCATGCGGGTCCGGCGACAAGAACCCGCTGTCAGCCCGCCCGTACGACGCGGGCGAGCAGGTCGCCTTCAACCAGCGGGCCGGCAGCCGCCCCGTGGACCCCGACCGGCCCCTGGAGATCACCGCCAAGAGCGGTGCCGGCCGGATCACCGATGTGCTGGCCGTGGACACCCACGGCCGCCGCCTGGCGGGCGAACTGAGCGCCAAGGGCGACCGCTGGCACAGCACCACCCCGATGGCCTCAGGCGTCCGCTACACGGTCACCGTGAGCACCGAGGACGAGCGGGGCGCCCCCGGGCAGCGCACGCTCACCTTCGACACCACCCCGTCCAAGGGGATCCTGAAGGTCGAATTCGGCCCGGACGAGGGCAAGTACGGCGTCGGACAGCCCATCACCGCCGAACTCAGCGAGCCCGTCAAGGACAAGGCCGCCCGCGCCGTCGTGGAACGGGGCCTCGTCATCGACGCCCCGCCCGGAGTCGAGGGCGCCTGGCACTGGGTGGACGACAAGAACCTCCACTACCGGCCCAAGGACTACTGGCCCGCCCACTCCGCCGTCTCCGTACGGAGCAACCTGGAGGGCGTCAGGATCACCGACGAGCTCCACGGAGCCGTCGCCAAGCCGCTGAAGCTGGAGATCGGGGACCGGGTCGAGGTCACCACCGACGCCTCCTCGCACTACCTCACGTTCAAGCGCAACGGAGAAGTGATCAACACCATTCCGGTGACCACCGGAAAGCCCGGCTTCTCCACCCGCAACGGCATCAAGGTGGTGCTGGGCAAGCAGTACTTCGTACAGATGCGCGGCGACACCGTCGGCATCGGCGGCAGCGAGTACTACAACCTGCCCGTCTACTACGCCACCCGCGTCACCTGGAGTGGTGAATACGTCCACGCCGCGCCGTGGTCCGTCGGCTCCCAGGGCTACGAGAACGTCAGCCACGGCTGCACGGGCATGAGCACCGGCAACGCCGCCTGGTTCTACGAGAACATCACCGAGGGCGACATCGTCAAGGTGATCAACAGCATCGGCGACGACATGGACGTCTTCGGCAACGGCTTCGGCGACTGGAACATGGACTGGAAGGACTGGCGCCAGGGCAGCGCCCTGCTCAAGGGCACCGAGGAAGGCCGTAGTCCGGTCGACCAGGCCCGCCTGCGCCCCACCGTCTAG
- the nadA gene encoding quinolinate synthase NadA, whose amino-acid sequence MRVVTTAQPLDVQPTPLALLLLGREADPKSERGVECPGDLPSPSDPNLVERARAAKEKLGDKVFILGHHYQRDEVIEFADVTGDSFKLAKDAAAKPEAEYIVFCGVHFMAESADILTSDDQKVVLPDLAAGCSMADMATAEQVAECWDVLTEAGIADTTVPVSYMNSSADIKAFTGKHGGTICTSSNAKKALEWAFEQGEKILFLPDQHLGRNTAVRDMGMSLDDCVLYNPHKPNGGLTVEQLRNAKMILWRGHCSVHGRFSVDSVNDVRARIPGVNVLVHPECKHEVVAAADYVGSTEYIIKALEAAPAGSKWAIGTELNLVRRLANRFAAEDKEVVFLDKTVCFCSTMNRIDLPHLVWTLESLAEGNLVNQIQVDKETESFAKLALERMLALP is encoded by the coding sequence GTGCGTGTCGTGACCACCGCCCAGCCCTTGGACGTCCAGCCGACGCCCCTTGCCCTGCTGCTGCTCGGCCGTGAGGCCGACCCCAAGAGCGAGCGCGGGGTGGAGTGCCCCGGCGACCTGCCCTCGCCGTCGGACCCGAACCTCGTGGAGCGTGCCCGCGCGGCCAAGGAGAAGCTCGGGGACAAGGTCTTCATCCTGGGCCACCACTACCAGCGTGACGAGGTCATCGAGTTCGCGGACGTCACCGGCGACTCCTTCAAGCTGGCCAAGGACGCGGCCGCCAAGCCGGAGGCCGAGTACATCGTCTTCTGCGGCGTGCACTTCATGGCCGAGTCCGCGGACATCCTGACCTCGGACGACCAGAAGGTCGTCCTGCCGGACCTGGCCGCCGGCTGCTCGATGGCCGACATGGCCACCGCCGAGCAGGTCGCGGAGTGCTGGGACGTGCTGACCGAGGCCGGCATCGCCGACACCACGGTGCCCGTCTCGTACATGAACTCCTCCGCGGACATCAAGGCCTTCACCGGCAAGCACGGCGGCACGATCTGTACCTCGTCCAACGCGAAGAAGGCCCTGGAGTGGGCGTTCGAGCAGGGCGAGAAGATCCTCTTCCTCCCGGACCAGCACCTGGGCCGCAACACCGCCGTCCGCGACATGGGCATGTCCCTGGACGACTGCGTGCTCTACAACCCGCACAAGCCGAACGGCGGCCTCACCGTCGAGCAGCTGCGGAACGCCAAGATGATCCTGTGGCGCGGGCACTGCTCGGTGCACGGCCGGTTCTCGGTCGACTCGGTCAACGACGTCCGCGCCCGGATCCCCGGCGTGAACGTCCTGGTCCACCCCGAGTGCAAGCACGAGGTCGTGGCGGCCGCGGACTACGTCGGCTCGACGGAGTACATCATCAAGGCGCTGGAGGCGGCCCCGGCCGGTTCCAAGTGGGCCATCGGCACCGAGCTGAACCTGGTCCGCCGCCTGGCGAACCGATTCGCCGCCGAGGACAAGGAAGTCGTCTTCCTCGACAAGACGGTCTGCTTCTGCTCGACGATGAACCGCATCGACCTCCCGCACCTGGTGTGGACCCTGGAGTCCCTGGCCGAGGGCAACCTCGTCAACCAGATCCAGGTCGACAAGGAGACGGAGAGCTTCGCGAAGCTCGCGCTGGAGCGGATGCTGGCGCTCCCGTAG
- a CDS encoding cytochrome c oxidase subunit 4 → MKIQGKMFLWLSFFILIMAVVYGVWSKEPVGTTALFLAFGLSVMIGYYLAFTAKRVDEMAQDNLEADVADEAGELGFFSPHSWQPLSLGIGGALAFLGVVFGWWLMYFSAPIIMIGLWGWVYEYYRGENQNQ, encoded by the coding sequence GTGAAGATCCAGGGCAAGATGTTCCTCTGGCTCTCCTTCTTCATCCTGATCATGGCCGTCGTGTACGGCGTGTGGTCGAAGGAGCCCGTCGGTACCACCGCGCTCTTCCTGGCCTTCGGCCTGAGCGTCATGATCGGCTACTACCTGGCCTTCACGGCCAAGCGTGTCGACGAGATGGCCCAGGACAACCTGGAGGCCGACGTCGCCGACGAGGCGGGCGAGCTGGGGTTCTTCTCCCCGCACAGCTGGCAGCCGCTCTCGCTGGGCATCGGCGGTGCGCTCGCGTTCCTGGGCGTCGTCTTCGGCTGGTGGCTCATGTACTTCTCGGCCCCGATCATCATGATCGGCCTGTGGGGCTGGGTGTACGAGTACTACCGCGGTGAGAACCAGAACCAGTAG
- the erpA gene encoding iron-sulfur cluster insertion protein ErpA, translating into MSVQDDKTTVSDGILLSDAAAEKVRTLLEQEGRDDLALRVAVQPGGCSGLRYQLFFDERSLDGDVVKDFDGVKVVTDRMSSPYLHGASIDFVDTIEKQGFTIDNPNATGSCACGDSFS; encoded by the coding sequence ATGTCCGTACAGGACGACAAGACCACTGTGAGCGACGGCATCCTCCTGTCCGACGCCGCCGCCGAGAAGGTCAGGACCCTGCTGGAGCAGGAAGGCCGCGATGACCTGGCGCTCCGCGTCGCCGTCCAGCCCGGTGGCTGCTCCGGCCTGCGCTACCAGCTCTTCTTCGACGAGCGCTCCCTCGACGGGGACGTCGTGAAGGACTTCGACGGTGTGAAGGTCGTCACGGACCGGATGAGCTCCCCGTACCTCCACGGTGCCTCGATCGACTTCGTCGACACCATCGAGAAGCAGGGCTTCACGATCGACAACCCGAACGCCACGGGCTCCTGCGCCTGCGGCGACTCGTTCAGCTAA
- the ctaD gene encoding aa3-type cytochrome oxidase subunit I, translated as MSILNESQGAAADSYENELPVRRKQPGNVVVKWMTTTDHKTIGTMYLVTSFVFFIIGGLLALFMRAELARPGTQIMSNEQFNQAFTMHGTIMLLMFATPLFAGFANWIMPLQIGAPDVAFPRLNMFAYWLYLFGSTIAVAGFVTPNGAADFGWFAYSPLSDAVRSPGIGADMWIMGLAFSGFGTILGSVNFITTIICMRAPGMTMFRMPIFTWNVLLTGVLVLLAFPVLAAALFALEADRKFGSHVFDAANGGALLWQHLFWFFGHPEVYIIALPFFGIVSEIIPVFSRKPMFGYIGLIAATIAIAGLSVTVWAHHMYVTGGVLLPFFSFMTFLIAVPTGVKFFNWIGTMWKGSLSFETPMLWTIGFLVTFTFGGLTGVILASPPMDFHVSDSYFVVAHFHYVVFGTVVFAMFAGFHFWWPKFTGKMLDERLGKMTFWTLFIGFHGTFLVQHWLGAEGMPRRYADYLAADGFTALNTISTISSFVLGLSMLPFMYNVWKTAKYGKKVEVDDPWGYGRSLEWATSCPPPRHNFLTLPRIRSESPAFDLHHPEIAALDHLEDHSVAAKAVTGGKEADK; from the coding sequence GTGAGCATCCTCAACGAATCCCAGGGTGCCGCCGCCGACTCGTATGAGAACGAGCTGCCGGTACGGCGCAAGCAGCCGGGCAACGTGGTCGTGAAGTGGATGACCACGACCGACCACAAGACCATCGGCACGATGTACCTGGTCACGTCGTTCGTGTTCTTCATCATCGGCGGTCTGCTGGCGCTCTTCATGCGCGCCGAGCTGGCTCGTCCGGGCACGCAGATCATGTCGAACGAGCAGTTCAACCAGGCGTTCACCATGCATGGCACGATCATGCTGCTGATGTTCGCCACCCCGCTCTTCGCGGGCTTCGCCAACTGGATCATGCCGCTGCAGATCGGCGCGCCCGACGTGGCGTTCCCGCGGCTGAACATGTTCGCGTACTGGCTGTACCTCTTCGGCTCGACCATCGCGGTGGCCGGCTTCGTCACGCCGAACGGCGCCGCCGACTTCGGTTGGTTCGCCTACTCCCCGCTGTCGGACGCGGTCCGTTCGCCGGGCATCGGCGCCGACATGTGGATCATGGGTCTGGCCTTCTCCGGCTTCGGCACGATCCTCGGCTCGGTCAACTTCATCACCACGATCATCTGCATGCGCGCTCCCGGCATGACGATGTTCCGCATGCCGATCTTCACCTGGAACGTGCTGCTGACCGGTGTCCTGGTCCTGCTCGCCTTCCCGGTGCTGGCCGCCGCGCTCTTCGCGCTGGAGGCCGACCGCAAGTTCGGTTCGCATGTGTTCGATGCCGCGAACGGCGGCGCCTTGCTATGGCAACACCTCTTCTGGTTCTTCGGGCACCCAGAGGTGTACATCATCGCGCTGCCATTCTTCGGAATCGTCTCCGAGATCATCCCGGTCTTCAGCCGTAAGCCGATGTTCGGTTACATCGGTCTGATCGCCGCGACGATCGCGATCGCCGGTCTTTCCGTGACCGTGTGGGCCCACCACATGTACGTCACCGGCGGTGTGCTGCTTCCGTTCTTCTCCTTCATGACCTTCCTGATCGCGGTACCGACCGGTGTGAAGTTCTTCAACTGGATCGGCACCATGTGGAAGGGCTCGTTGTCCTTCGAGACCCCGATGCTCTGGACGATCGGCTTCCTGGTCACCTTCACCTTCGGTGGTCTGACCGGCGTCATCCTGGCCTCGCCCCCGATGGACTTCCACGTCTCCGACTCGTACTTCGTCGTCGCGCACTTCCACTACGTCGTCTTCGGCACCGTGGTGTTCGCGATGTTCGCCGGCTTCCACTTCTGGTGGCCGAAGTTCACGGGCAAGATGCTGGACGAGCGCCTCGGCAAGATGACGTTCTGGACGCTGTTCATCGGCTTCCACGGCACCTTCCTGGTGCAGCACTGGCTCGGTGCCGAGGGCATGCCGCGTCGTTACGCGGACTACCTCGCCGCCGACGGCTTCACCGCGCTGAACACGATCTCGACGATCAGCTCGTTCGTGCTCGGCCTGTCGATGCTGCCGTTCATGTACAACGTCTGGAAGACGGCCAAGTACGGCAAGAAGGTCGAGGTCGACGACCCGTGGGGTTACGGCCGTTCGCTCGAGTGGGCGACGTCCTGCCCGCCGCCGCGGCACAACTTCCTCACCCTGCCGCGGATCCGTTCCGAGTCGCCGGCGTTCGACCTGCACCACCCTGAGATCGCGGCCCTCGACCACCTCGAGGACCACAGCGTCGCCGCCAAGGCCGTCACCGGTGGCAAGGAGGCCGACAAGTGA
- a CDS encoding carbohydrate kinase family protein: MRIAVTGSIATDHLMTFPGRFADQLVADQLHTVSLSFLVDNLDVRRGGVGPNICFGMGQLGSRPILVGAAGSDFDEYRAWLDRHGVDTESVRISEVLHTARFVCTTDSDHNQIGSFYTGAMSEARLIELKAVADRVGGLDLVLIGADDPEAMLRHTEECRTRGIPFAADFSQQIARMDGDNIRTLMEGATFLFSNEYEKGLIESKSGWTDAEILSKVGTRVTTLGSNGVRIERVGEDPIVVGCPEENAKVDPTGVGDAFRAGFLTGLGWGVGLERAAQLGCMLATLVIETLGTQEYALARAHFMERFTKAYGEEAAAEVRAHLS; this comes from the coding sequence GTGCGCATCGCAGTCACCGGCTCCATCGCCACCGACCACCTCATGACCTTCCCCGGCCGTTTCGCCGACCAGCTGGTCGCGGACCAGCTGCACACGGTCTCCCTCTCCTTCCTCGTCGACAACCTCGACGTCCGTCGGGGAGGGGTCGGCCCGAACATCTGCTTCGGTATGGGGCAGCTCGGCAGCCGCCCGATCCTCGTCGGAGCCGCCGGCTCCGACTTCGACGAGTACCGCGCCTGGCTGGACCGGCACGGCGTCGACACCGAGTCCGTCCGGATCTCCGAGGTCCTGCACACCGCGCGCTTCGTGTGCACCACGGACTCCGACCACAACCAGATCGGCTCCTTCTACACGGGCGCGATGAGCGAGGCCCGCCTGATCGAGCTGAAGGCCGTCGCCGACCGGGTGGGCGGGCTCGACCTCGTCCTCATCGGCGCCGACGACCCAGAGGCGATGCTGCGCCACACGGAGGAGTGCCGCACGCGCGGGATCCCCTTCGCCGCGGACTTCTCGCAGCAGATCGCCCGGATGGACGGCGACAACATCCGCACCCTGATGGAGGGCGCGACCTTCCTCTTCTCCAACGAGTACGAGAAGGGCCTCATCGAGTCGAAGTCCGGCTGGACCGACGCGGAGATCCTCTCGAAGGTCGGCACCCGCGTGACCACGCTCGGATCCAACGGCGTCCGGATCGAGCGCGTCGGTGAGGACCCGATCGTGGTCGGCTGCCCGGAGGAGAACGCGAAGGTCGACCCGACGGGTGTCGGCGACGCGTTCCGCGCCGGGTTCCTGACGGGTCTGGGCTGGGGCGTCGGCCTGGAGCGCGCGGCGCAGCTGGGCTGCATGCTCGCGACGCTGGTCATCGAGACCCTGGGCACCCAGGAGTACGCGCTGGCCCGCGCCCACTTCATGGAGCGCTTCACGAAGGCCTACGGCGAGGAAGCCGCGGCGGAGGTCCGCGCCCACCTCTCCTGA